From a single Staphylococcus epidermidis genomic region:
- a CDS encoding rhomboid family protein, translating to MNINKLYWKALYYWIRYLNYNVIYRDKEDDEIWLSHKRKHSIVVFRKDVTSTQEIRFDKSKIMERPEEIQQFIGYIPESYEFYYFTDKELSKENLNEEKPIKLKFKIISNEQSLNSLPINFLLLKMLINNEDKRTYLHYKRKVLTQNLVDKHMQRFTPITYTLILINIVIWLCMILYLNRFSDVKLLEVGGLVHFNVVHGEWYRLISSMFLHFNFEHILMNMLSLFIFGKIVESIIGSWRMLIIYIISGLYGNFVSLSFNTTTISVGASGAIFGLIGSIFVIMYLSKNFNKKMIGQLLIALVVLIVFSLFMSNINIMAHLGGFISGVLITLIGYYFKTQRSLFWSFLIVFLLIFIILQIRIFTISEDNIYDKLIRDEMIKGNYSEAKNVVKQTLNNNYADDETYYLSGLITATKSSQAEAVSEWERGLRKFPNSGVLNYELAIANRSLSDDKKALKYIKKAVAINPNNKKYVNLKKELSKSNDTKN from the coding sequence ATGAATATTAATAAACTTTATTGGAAGGCTTTATACTACTGGATTAGGTATCTTAATTATAATGTAATTTATCGTGATAAAGAGGACGATGAAATATGGTTGTCTCATAAGAGAAAACATTCAATTGTTGTATTTAGAAAAGATGTCACATCTACCCAAGAGATTAGGTTTGATAAATCAAAAATTATGGAACGACCTGAAGAAATACAACAATTCATCGGTTATATACCTGAATCTTATGAATTTTATTATTTTACGGATAAAGAGCTTTCAAAAGAAAATTTAAATGAAGAAAAACCAATTAAACTGAAATTTAAAATTATAAGCAATGAGCAAAGCTTAAATTCACTCCCTATAAACTTTTTACTTTTAAAAATGCTAATTAATAATGAAGATAAAAGGACTTACCTTCATTACAAAAGAAAAGTTTTAACACAAAATCTTGTTGATAAACATATGCAACGTTTTACCCCTATTACATATACACTTATCTTAATTAATATTGTGATATGGTTATGTATGATTTTATACTTAAATCGATTTTCTGATGTTAAACTATTAGAAGTAGGTGGACTTGTTCATTTTAATGTTGTTCACGGAGAATGGTATAGACTTATTTCGTCAATGTTTTTACATTTTAATTTCGAACACATTTTAATGAATATGCTCTCTCTATTTATTTTTGGTAAAATTGTCGAATCAATCATTGGATCATGGCGAATGCTAATAATTTATATAATATCCGGATTATATGGAAATTTTGTTTCTCTATCATTTAATACGACTACAATTTCAGTCGGTGCTAGTGGAGCAATATTTGGTCTAATTGGTTCTATTTTTGTGATTATGTATTTAAGCAAGAATTTTAATAAAAAAATGATTGGCCAGTTATTAATTGCTTTGGTTGTTTTAATCGTTTTTTCACTTTTTATGTCTAATATTAATATAATGGCACATTTAGGTGGATTTATCAGTGGTGTATTAATTACATTAATAGGCTATTATTTCAAAACACAACGCTCTTTATTTTGGTCATTTTTGATTGTATTTTTACTTATATTCATCATTTTACAAATTAGAATATTTACTATAAGTGAGGATAATATCTATGATAAATTAATTCGGGATGAAATGATTAAAGGTAATTATAGCGAAGCAAAAAATGTTGTAAAACAAACACTTAATAATAATTACGCCGATGATGAAACATATTACCTTAGTGGTTTGATTACTGCAACTAAGAGTTCGCAAGCAGAGGCCGTATCAGAATGGGAAAGAGGTTTAAGAAAATTTCCAAATTCAGGTGTACTTAATTATGAATTAGCTATAGCTAATCGTTCTTTAAGTGATGATAAAAAGGCTTTAAAATATATAAAAAAAGCTGTAGCAATTAATCCTAATAATAAAAAATATGTTAATTTAAAAAAAGAGTTGAGTAAATCTAATGACACGAAAAATTAA
- a CDS encoding MBL fold metallo-hydrolase: protein MRISNLTLGIVDTNTYFIENEENVILIDPSSESQKIIKKLNQINKPLKAILLTHAHYDHIGALDNIIEKYQVPVYMSKDEFDFLTDPDKNGSSKFTQYGLSKIESHANPLSLSEGPAEIEGFKFKVLHTPGHSPGSLSFVFNDFAVVGDTLFKNGIGRTDLYKGDYETLIDSIKDKLFELEGDMPLFPGHGPYTTVDDEQLNPFING, encoded by the coding sequence ATGCGAATTTCAAATTTAACATTAGGAATAGTTGATACTAATACGTATTTCATTGAGAATGAAGAAAATGTAATATTAATCGATCCCTCAAGTGAAAGTCAAAAAATAATAAAAAAATTAAATCAAATCAATAAACCTTTAAAAGCAATTTTATTAACACATGCACACTATGATCATATCGGAGCATTAGATAATATTATTGAAAAATATCAGGTTCCAGTTTATATGAGTAAAGATGAGTTTGATTTTTTAACTGATCCAGATAAAAATGGCTCATCTAAATTTACACAATATGGTTTATCTAAAATAGAAAGTCACGCAAATCCCTTAAGTTTATCAGAAGGTCCTGCAGAGATTGAAGGATTTAAATTTAAAGTATTACATACGCCAGGTCATTCGCCAGGTAGTCTTAGTTTTGTTTTTAATGACTTTGCTGTTGTTGGCGATACTCTGTTCAAAAATGGTATCGGTCGTACAGACCTTTATAAGGGAGATTATGAAACATTAATTGATTCAATAAAAGATAAATTATTTGAATTAGAGGGTGATATGCCACTTTTCCCTGGACATGGGCCTTACACTACAGTTGACGATGAGCAACTCAATCCGTTTATAAATGGTTAA
- a CDS encoding MTH1187 family thiamine-binding protein — protein MAIVDVVVIPVGTEGPSVSKYIAEIQTKLNEFKQQGKIDYQLTPMNTLIEGDLKDLFEVIQAIHELPFDKGLDRVCTNIRIDDRRDKSRKMNDKLKSVQKHLDHSGEL, from the coding sequence ATGGCAATTGTTGATGTAGTAGTTATTCCAGTAGGAACAGAGGGACCTAGTGTAAGTAAATATATAGCTGAAATCCAAACAAAGTTAAATGAATTTAAACAACAAGGGAAAATTGATTATCAATTGACACCAATGAATACATTAATCGAAGGTGATTTGAAAGACCTTTTTGAGGTGATTCAAGCGATTCATGAATTACCTTTTGATAAAGGGTTAGATAGGGTTTGTACAAATATTAGAATTGATGATCGTCGAGATAAATCAAGAAAAATGAATGATAAATTAAAATCAGTACAAAAACATCTAGACCATAGTGGTGAATTATAA
- a CDS encoding ROK family glucokinase, which translates to MTDIILAADIGGTTCKLGIFDKDLEQLHKWSIDTDTSDHTGELLLKNIYNSFTEKIAEYKYDFNNVVGVGIGVPGPVDFDTGVVYGAVNLHWPDSVNVREIFKQYVNCPVYVDNDANVAALGEKHKGAGEGADDVVAITLGTGLGGGIISNGEIVHGHNGSGAEIGHLRADFDQRFQCNCGKSGCIETVASATGVVNLVNFYYPKLTFKSSILQLIKDNQVTAKAVFDAAKAGDQFCIFITEKVANYIGYLCSIISVTSNPKYIVLGGGMSTAGLILIENIKTEYRNLTFTPAQNNTEIVQAKLGNDAGITGAAGLIKTYIIDKEGAK; encoded by the coding sequence ATGACAGATATTATTTTAGCTGCTGATATAGGCGGAACAACTTGTAAATTGGGGATATTTGACAAGGATTTAGAACAATTGCATAAATGGTCTATTGATACTGATACAAGTGACCACACTGGTGAGTTACTTTTAAAAAACATTTATAATTCTTTTACTGAAAAGATTGCAGAATATAAATATGATTTTAACAATGTAGTTGGAGTCGGTATTGGTGTTCCTGGGCCTGTTGATTTTGATACTGGAGTTGTATACGGAGCTGTTAATTTACATTGGCCCGATAGTGTCAATGTAAGAGAAATTTTCAAACAATATGTTAATTGTCCAGTTTATGTTGATAATGATGCTAATGTTGCTGCTTTGGGAGAAAAACATAAAGGTGCCGGCGAAGGTGCTGATGATGTAGTAGCCATTACTTTAGGTACCGGCCTAGGTGGAGGTATAATTTCTAATGGAGAAATTGTACATGGACACAATGGGTCTGGCGCTGAGATTGGACATTTAAGAGCTGATTTTGATCAACGTTTTCAATGCAATTGTGGTAAATCAGGTTGTATAGAAACAGTTGCTTCTGCTACTGGTGTAGTAAATTTAGTTAATTTCTATTATCCTAAATTAACGTTTAAATCATCAATTTTACAACTTATTAAAGATAACCAAGTAACTGCAAAAGCTGTATTTGATGCGGCTAAAGCTGGCGATCAATTCTGTATATTTATAACTGAAAAAGTGGCAAATTATATCGGTTATTTATGCAGTATCATTAGCGTTACTAGTAATCCAAAATATATTGTTCTAGGAGGGGGCATGTCTACAGCGGGACTTATCCTTATAGAAAATATTAAAACTGAATACCGTAATTTAACTTTTACTCCAGCTCAAAATAATACTGAGATAGTACAAGCTAAGTTAGGGAATGACGCTGGTATTACTGGTGCAGCTGGGCTTATCAAAACATATATCATAGATAAAGAGGGTGCTAAATAA
- a CDS encoding 5-formyltetrahydrofolate cyclo-ligase, giving the protein MDKKGLRRNIIKKMKSYDKEQKYLADEWLAKKLYQSEAYRKANTIGFVLSMPHEVNTYPIITHSLNNNKKIFVPETNYQQQDMTFKQLLSIEDIEKDSKGIYHSISPVGTTNKMDLVVVPGVAFDKLGYRIGYGGGYYDRFLSQHKCNTVSLLYDFQLAQFNIEPHDQPVEQLIIYHNKVVEE; this is encoded by the coding sequence ATGGATAAAAAAGGACTACGTAGAAATATAATTAAAAAGATGAAATCTTACGACAAAGAACAAAAATATTTGGCTGATGAATGGTTGGCTAAGAAATTATATCAAAGTGAAGCTTATCGCAAAGCTAACACAATTGGTTTTGTTTTATCGATGCCTCATGAAGTTAATACATATCCAATTATTACTCATTCGCTAAACAATAATAAGAAAATTTTTGTTCCTGAAACAAATTATCAACAGCAAGACATGACTTTTAAGCAACTATTATCAATTGAGGATATCGAGAAAGATAGCAAAGGTATTTATCATTCTATTTCCCCAGTCGGTACAACGAATAAAATGGACTTAGTTGTAGTACCGGGGGTTGCATTTGACAAATTGGGCTATCGAATAGGATATGGTGGTGGTTATTATGACCGATTCCTGAGCCAACATAAATGTAATACAGTTAGTTTACTATACGATTTTCAGTTAGCCCAATTCAATATAGAACCACACGATCAACCTGTAGAGCAATTAATTATTTATCACAATAAAGTGGTGGAGGAATAA
- a CDS encoding Fur family transcriptional regulator, producing MNTNDAIKVLKENGLKYTDKRKDMLDIFVKEDKYLNAKHIQQQMDKDYPGISFDTVYRNLHLFKDLGIIESTELDGEMKFRIACTNHHHHHFICENCGETKVIDFCPIEKIKSQLPNVNIHTHKLEVYGICEECQRKAN from the coding sequence ATGAATACAAATGATGCAATTAAAGTTTTAAAGGAAAACGGACTTAAATATACTGATAAACGTAAAGATATGCTAGATATCTTTGTTAAAGAGGATAAATATTTAAATGCTAAACATATTCAACAACAAATGGATAAAGACTATCCTGGAATATCATTTGATACTGTATACAGAAATCTTCATTTATTTAAAGATTTAGGCATTATAGAGAGTACCGAATTAGATGGAGAAATGAAATTCAGAATCGCATGCACAAATCATCACCATCATCATTTTATTTGCGAAAATTGCGGAGAAACTAAAGTGATTGATTTTTGTCCAATAGAAAAGATTAAAAGTCAATTACCCAATGTAAATATTCATACTCATAAATTAGAAGTGTATGGTATTTGTGAAGAATGTCAACGTAAAGCAAACTAA
- the comGB gene encoding competence type IV pilus assembly protein ComGB — translation MKKLSINTFKYKRNKYLTEIQSIDLLQRLQQLLSHGFTLYQSFKFLNSYFKYKERTINKKIIQHLQNGATCYDILKIIGYPELVLLQIKFAENYGNIEEALVDTVQYMKRNLKAKKRLIKTLQYPVALISIFLFILTILNITVIPQFQQLYETMNVKLSTFQNLLTLIITRLPKLTFIFIFISGIAFFITYKFYYYLPIEKKLKSILKIPMINTYYKIYRTYQLSNQLSLFYRNGTSLQQIVRIYRNEQDNDFLKFLGDYLFKEANKGLPLPVILMNLKCFQNDLIKFIEQGEKNGKLDIELKLYSQMLLQQFEEKVLKQTKFIQPIIFFILGIFIVSLYLVIMLPMFELMQTIK, via the coding sequence GTGAAGAAGTTGTCGATAAATACATTTAAATATAAGAGGAATAAATATCTTACTGAAATACAATCAATAGACTTACTACAGAGATTACAACAGCTTTTAAGTCACGGATTCACTTTATATCAAAGTTTTAAATTTTTAAACTCCTATTTTAAATATAAAGAGCGAACAATAAATAAAAAGATTATCCAACATCTACAAAACGGTGCTACATGTTATGATATTTTAAAAATAATAGGGTATCCAGAATTAGTTCTTCTTCAAATAAAATTTGCTGAAAACTACGGCAACATTGAGGAGGCTCTCGTTGATACTGTTCAATATATGAAAAGAAATCTGAAAGCTAAAAAACGACTCATCAAAACCTTACAATATCCTGTTGCATTAATTTCTATCTTCTTATTCATATTAACCATTTTAAATATAACTGTCATACCTCAATTTCAACAACTTTATGAGACTATGAATGTTAAATTATCAACATTTCAAAATCTACTAACTCTTATTATTACCCGTCTTCCCAAACTAACTTTCATTTTTATCTTTATTAGTGGTATAGCATTTTTTATCACTTATAAATTCTACTATTATCTACCAATTGAGAAAAAGTTAAAATCTATTTTAAAAATCCCAATGATTAATACGTATTATAAAATATATAGAACTTATCAACTTTCCAATCAACTTTCTTTATTTTACAGAAATGGTACAAGTCTTCAACAAATTGTCCGTATATATCGTAATGAGCAAGATAACGATTTTCTTAAATTTCTGGGTGATTATCTTTTTAAAGAAGCTAATAAAGGGCTCCCGTTACCTGTTATATTAATGAATTTAAAATGTTTTCAAAATGATTTGATTAAATTCATAGAACAAGGAGAGAAAAATGGGAAATTAGATATAGAATTAAAGTTATACAGTCAAATGCTATTACAGCAATTTGAAGAAAAAGTGTTAAAACAAACAAAATTTATACAACCTATCATCTTCTTTATCTTGGGAATTTTTATTGTATCTTTATACTTAGTCATTATGCTTCCTATGTTTGAACTTATGCAAACAATAAAATAA
- the comGD gene encoding competence type IV pilus minor pilin ComGD, whose translation MPIKNIKAFSLVEMIFTLFIISCLLITTLWSRSLFDIQLIDEEYEIKQLITKFNYYKSKAISNNESITLLFFNNSNRVQVIEENGDKYSFKLNKGKVINIAKIQTLNFDKNGNINHFGSLILQYNSHAYRLIFHIEKGRLRFVKI comes from the coding sequence TTGCCAATTAAAAACATTAAAGCATTTAGTTTAGTCGAGATGATTTTTACTTTATTTATTATCAGTTGCTTGTTGATAACAACTTTATGGTCACGAAGCCTGTTCGACATTCAGCTAATTGATGAAGAATATGAAATTAAACAATTAATAACAAAATTTAATTACTATAAATCTAAAGCTATTAGCAACAACGAATCAATAACTTTATTATTTTTTAATAATTCAAATAGAGTACAAGTAATTGAAGAAAATGGAGATAAATATAGTTTTAAACTTAATAAAGGCAAAGTGATTAATATAGCTAAAATTCAAACATTAAATTTTGATAAAAATGGAAATATAAATCATTTTGGATCGCTCATTTTACAATATAATTCACATGCTTATAGATTAATCTTCCATATTGAAAAGGGGCGTTTGAGATTTGTCAAAATATAA
- a CDS encoding peptidoglycan D,D-transpeptidase FtsI family protein, producing MLKRLKEKSNDEKMRNTMNKRINFIFGFIVFIFAIVVLRLGYLQIAQGSHYKQLIKNDENITVNESVPRGRILDRNGKVLVDNASKMSITYTRNRKTSQKEMLNTAKKLTDLIKMDTDKITERDKKDFWIQMYPSSAKKLMRKEQLMLEDGSISQDQFDTQLRDKIGKKQLKQLTKKDLQVLAIYREMNAGSTLDPQTIKNEDVSEKEYAAVSQQLSKLPGVNTTMDWDRKYPYGDTLRGIFGDVSTSTEGIPKELTEQYLSKGYSRNDRVGKSYLEYQYEDVLKGTKKQMKYTTDKSGRVISSEVLNPGSRGHDLQLTIDIDLQKKVESLLEKQISKLRSQGAKDMDNALMVVQNPKNGDILAIAGKQIDKQGKLKDYDIGNFTAQYTVGSSVKGGTLLAGYQNKAINVGETMVDEPLKFQGGLTKRSYFNKNGHVSIDDKQALMHSSNVYMFKTALKLAGDPYTSGMSLPNNIADAGRKLRKGLNQVGLGLKTGIDLPNETPGQIEPLTNNPGNYLDLAIGQYDTYTPLQLSQYVSTIANDGYRIQPHIGLSIYESTNKDETGPLKRKIKGNVLNKVNNSNDEIKEVQEGFKMAFNEKQGTGYASFRNTVVPSAGKTGTAEVFQDGEPRVNSTYIGYAPVDDPKLSFSIVYTNQPVPPPWLNGGDLGRDVINYYFKDKDNKKDDSQSNNEEKED from the coding sequence TTGCTAAAAAGATTAAAAGAAAAATCAAATGATGAAAAAATGAGAAACACCATGAATAAAAGAATCAATTTCATATTTGGATTTATAGTATTTATCTTTGCTATAGTCGTATTGAGATTAGGTTATTTACAAATAGCACAAGGATCTCATTACAAACAATTAATCAAAAACGATGAAAACATAACTGTTAATGAATCAGTACCAAGAGGCCGAATACTAGATAGAAATGGCAAAGTACTAGTTGATAATGCTTCAAAGATGTCTATTACATACACTAGAAACCGTAAAACATCACAAAAGGAAATGTTAAATACTGCTAAGAAACTGACAGATTTAATTAAAATGGATACAGATAAAATTACTGAGAGAGATAAAAAGGATTTTTGGATTCAAATGTATCCGTCATCTGCTAAAAAGTTAATGAGAAAAGAACAATTAATGTTAGAGGATGGCAGTATTTCACAAGACCAATTTGATACCCAACTTAGAGATAAAATAGGAAAAAAACAATTAAAACAGTTAACTAAAAAAGATTTGCAAGTTTTAGCAATTTATCGGGAAATGAACGCTGGGTCAACTCTAGATCCTCAAACAATTAAAAATGAAGACGTAAGCGAGAAAGAATATGCAGCCGTATCACAACAGCTTTCTAAATTACCTGGTGTAAATACTACAATGGATTGGGATAGAAAATACCCATACGGTGATACTTTAAGAGGCATATTTGGAGATGTGTCGACTTCGACTGAAGGTATACCTAAAGAATTAACTGAACAATATTTATCAAAAGGTTATTCACGAAATGATCGGGTCGGTAAATCTTATCTTGAATATCAATACGAAGATGTTCTTAAAGGCACGAAGAAACAAATGAAATATACAACTGATAAATCTGGAAGAGTAATAAGTTCAGAAGTACTTAATCCTGGCTCAAGAGGTCATGATTTACAATTAACTATAGATATTGATTTACAGAAAAAAGTAGAATCTTTATTAGAAAAACAAATTTCTAAATTACGTAGTCAAGGTGCTAAGGATATGGACAATGCGTTAATGGTTGTCCAAAATCCTAAAAATGGAGACATTCTCGCTATTGCAGGAAAGCAAATTGATAAGCAAGGTAAACTCAAAGATTATGATATCGGCAACTTTACAGCTCAATACACAGTAGGTTCTTCAGTAAAAGGAGGAACATTATTAGCTGGATACCAAAATAAAGCTATTAATGTTGGAGAAACTATGGTAGATGAGCCATTAAAATTCCAAGGTGGTTTAACTAAGCGTTCTTATTTTAATAAAAATGGTCATGTATCTATCGATGATAAACAAGCACTTATGCATTCATCAAACGTATACATGTTTAAAACCGCACTTAAATTAGCAGGTGACCCCTATACTTCAGGTATGTCATTACCTAATAATATAGCAGATGCTGGTCGTAAATTGCGTAAAGGGTTAAATCAAGTAGGTCTTGGCTTAAAAACAGGTATTGACTTACCGAACGAAACGCCAGGCCAAATAGAACCCTTAACTAATAATCCTGGTAACTATTTAGACTTAGCTATTGGACAATACGACACATATACACCACTTCAGTTGTCCCAATACGTATCAACTATTGCTAATGATGGCTATAGAATTCAACCACATATTGGATTGTCTATTTATGAATCTACTAATAAAGATGAAACTGGTCCATTAAAACGTAAAATTAAGGGTAATGTTTTAAATAAGGTAAATAACTCAAATGACGAAATTAAAGAAGTTCAAGAAGGCTTCAAAATGGCTTTCAATGAAAAGCAAGGTACAGGTTATGCTAGTTTTAGAAATACTGTAGTACCTTCAGCTGGTAAAACAGGAACTGCTGAAGTTTTTCAAGACGGAGAACCTAGAGTTAACTCAACATATATCGGTTATGCACCCGTCGATGATCCTAAATTATCTTTTTCAATTGTCTATACAAATCAACCTGTTCCACCACCTTGGTTAAATGGTGGAGATTTAGGTAGAGACGTAATCAACTACTATTTTAAAGATAAGGATAATAAAAAAGATGACTCTCAATCTAATAACGAAGAGAAAGAAGATTAA
- the comGA gene encoding competence type IV pilus ATPase ComGA, with product MKILFEQIINHAIKQEASDIHFIPCEEHTIIKLRIKDELTIYDRLSFPIYKKLLIYMKFQSGLDVSTQHRAQSGRYSYKMKHLYYLRISTLPLSLGNESCVIRIVPQYFQTTRESYEFKDFKHFMKKKQGLLLFSGPTGSGKSTLMYQMVLYAHQKLNLNVISVEDPVEQILNGITQISVNEKAGINYESSFKAILRCDPDVILIGEIRDSTVAKYVIQASLSGHLVLSTMHANDCKGALLRLLEMGISVQELCQAINLISNQRLITTTTNYRQLVSELMFQSQINYFFEHNHSLPKNFTKLATHLNKMSKEGVICEEVVDKYI from the coding sequence TTGAAAATTTTATTTGAACAGATTATCAATCATGCAATTAAGCAAGAAGCAAGTGACATACACTTTATACCATGTGAGGAACACACTATAATTAAGCTAAGAATTAAAGATGAGCTCACAATATATGATAGACTTTCATTTCCAATTTATAAAAAATTACTTATATACATGAAGTTTCAATCTGGCTTAGATGTATCAACACAGCATAGAGCACAAAGTGGTAGATATAGTTATAAGATGAAGCATTTATATTATTTAAGAATCTCTACATTACCTTTATCATTAGGCAATGAAAGTTGTGTAATTCGTATAGTACCTCAATACTTCCAAACTACACGAGAATCATATGAATTTAAAGATTTTAAACACTTTATGAAAAAGAAACAAGGTCTACTTTTGTTTAGTGGACCAACTGGCTCTGGCAAAAGTACTTTAATGTACCAAATGGTCCTTTATGCACATCAAAAATTGAATTTAAATGTAATATCAGTTGAAGATCCAGTTGAGCAAATACTTAATGGAATCACACAAATATCAGTCAATGAAAAGGCAGGTATAAATTATGAAAGCTCTTTCAAAGCCATTTTAAGGTGTGATCCAGATGTAATTTTAATTGGTGAAATCAGAGATTCTACCGTAGCTAAATACGTGATTCAAGCCAGTTTAAGCGGGCATTTAGTTTTGTCGACAATGCACGCGAATGATTGCAAGGGAGCACTATTACGATTATTAGAAATGGGTATTTCTGTCCAAGAGTTGTGCCAGGCAATCAATTTAATTTCTAATCAAAGATTAATCACTACTACTACAAATTATCGTCAACTAGTATCGGAATTAATGTTTCAAAGCCAAATAAATTATTTTTTTGAACATAATCATTCTTTACCTAAAAATTTCACAAAATTAGCTACACATTTAAACAAAATGTCTAAAGAAGGTGTTATATGTGAAGAAGTTGTCGATAAATACATTTAA
- a CDS encoding YqgQ family protein, which translates to MTRKIKSFYDVLQLLKTYGFIIYFKNPDDMYEMMIQEIKSLYSYQLLTKDEYLNCILIINQRRNEK; encoded by the coding sequence ATGACACGAAAAATTAAAAGTTTTTATGACGTGTTACAATTACTTAAAACATATGGTTTCATTATATATTTTAAAAATCCAGATGATATGTATGAAATGATGATACAAGAGATTAAATCCTTATATAGTTATCAATTGTTAACGAAGGATGAATATCTAAATTGTATACTGATAATTAATCAAAGAAGGAATGAAAAGTAA
- a CDS encoding superoxide dismutase has product MAFELPNLPYAYDALEPHIDKQTMEIHHDKHHNTYVTKLNSAVEGTDLEAKSIEEIVANLDSVPSNIQTAVRNNGGGHLNHSLFWELLSPNSEEKGEVVDKIKEQWGSLDEFKKEFADKAAARFGSGWAWLVVNNGQLEIVTTPNQDNPITEGKTPILGLDVWEHAYYLKYQNKRPDYINAFWNVVNWEKVNELYNATK; this is encoded by the coding sequence ATGGCTTTTGAATTACCAAATTTACCTTATGCATATGATGCATTAGAACCACACATCGACAAACAAACTATGGAAATTCATCATGACAAACATCATAACACATATGTTACAAAATTAAATTCAGCAGTTGAAGGGACAGATTTAGAAGCTAAATCAATCGAAGAAATTGTTGCTAATTTAGATAGTGTGCCATCTAATATTCAAACAGCTGTTCGTAATAATGGCGGTGGTCACCTTAACCATTCATTGTTCTGGGAACTATTATCACCAAATTCTGAAGAAAAAGGTGAAGTAGTAGATAAAATTAAAGAACAATGGGGTTCTTTAGATGAATTTAAAAAAGAATTTGCAGATAAAGCTGCAGCACGCTTTGGTTCAGGATGGGCTTGGTTAGTTGTAAACAATGGACAATTAGAAATTGTTACAACACCAAATCAAGATAATCCAATTACTGAAGGAAAAACACCAATTTTAGGTTTAGATGTTTGGGAGCATGCTTATTATCTTAAATATCAAAATAAACGCCCAGATTATATCAATGCATTCTGGAATGTTGTTAACTGGGAAAAAGTTAATGAATTATATAATGCAACTAAATAA
- the rpmG gene encoding 50S ribosomal protein L33: MRVNVTLACTECGDRNYISTKNKRNNPERVEMKKYCSRDNKHTLHRETK, translated from the coding sequence ATGCGCGTAAACGTTACATTAGCTTGTACAGAATGTGGAGATAGAAACTATATCTCAACAAAAAACAAAAGAAATAATCCTGAACGTGTAGAAATGAAAAAATATTGTTCACGTGATAACAAACATACTTTACATCGTGAAACTAAATAA
- the comGC gene encoding competence type IV pilus major pilin ComGC: MKTLKLLKKTRAFTLIEMLLVLLIISLLLILIIPNIAKQTSHIQSTGCDAQVKMVNSQIEAYALKHNRNPSNIDDLVSDGFIKEGQKTCKSGQTISIANGEAVAN, encoded by the coding sequence ATGAAAACATTGAAATTATTGAAAAAAACACGAGCATTTACCTTGATAGAAATGCTTTTAGTATTACTAATAATAAGTTTATTGTTAATACTTATAATTCCAAATATTGCAAAACAAACATCTCATATTCAGTCAACTGGATGTGATGCTCAAGTTAAAATGGTAAACAGTCAAATAGAAGCCTACGCTTTAAAACATAATCGCAACCCTTCTAATATTGATGATTTGGTTTCAGATGGTTTTATAAAAGAAGGACAAAAAACATGTAAATCCGGTCAGACAATTAGTATTGCAAATGGAGAAGCAGTTGCCAATTAA